TATCACGACATCACCTGCGTGATGACCGATGGGACCACTTTCACCACCCGTTCGACCTGGGGCAAGCCGGGCGACACCATGAAGCTGGACATCGATTCCAAGAGCCACCCCGCCTGGACCGGCGTGCATCGCCTGATGGACAGCGGCGGTCAGCTCGCGAAGTTCAACAAGAAGTTCAAGAGCTTCGGAATCAAGTAAGGCGGCACTTCGCCAGCACTCGCGTGGGCGTCCGGATTCAACCGGGCGCCCTTTCCGTTTGCGATATGAGGGCTTGGCCGCTTGGCCAAGCCCCGGCGGCGGGCGGCAACCGAGAGCGCGGACGGCGTCAGCGCATCAGGCCGAACCAACTCAGCACGATGATCCCCCACCCGAAGA
This genomic interval from Magnetospirillum sp. WYHS-4 contains the following:
- the rpmE gene encoding 50S ribosomal protein L31; this encodes MKQDIHPDYHDITCVMTDGTTFTTRSTWGKPGDTMKLDIDSKSHPAWTGVHRLMDSGGQLAKFNKKFKSFGIK